A segment of the uncultured Desulfobulbus sp. genome:
AACAGTTCTGCTGGTGATATCGGCAATTTTCACACCACGTGGATTGCCATCTGGTAGAAATATCTGAATTGTTTTACCTTTAGCCTTGGTCATTGGGCAGAATCCTTAGCATACACGTTCTATTATTGTTGTTGATTGCCGTCATTTCATATCTGTATGGTTTGGTATTCCACTTTCGATGCTTTGACACAAGCGCACTCGCAAATTCTTCTGACGTGGCAATAAACCGTTCTACATTGTCAACAGGAACTTCCTTGTCGATACCTAAATTTTTTATATCTTTGTTCTCCTTGTTGTTTTGACCGGCATTACTGGAAGCAACATCACATACTTCGCAGCGAACACAAACACGACGGTTACTGTCAATTAAGACAAGGTCATTTCCTCCATCATTGTCACTTGTCGAAGGGTGGCAGATAAGAACAGAGAACTTGTTATACTGATCATGTGAAACAAACCATTCCAGAGCATCTATCAACCTTTCCATCGTTGCAGTGATATTAACAACTTCTGTCAGTATTTCCGTTGTTTTATCAACAAGGTATGGTTTCTGCGGTTGATTTAAGGAAACTTTTAACCGTTTTGTGTTAATCCCCCAATTGTCATTATTCGATGACAGTTCTTCAAGCGATTTTATGGCGCATTCAACAAGAAACCTGTGTGCAACACGTAAATCGTCAACCGTCTTCCTGATGCTTTGGTTTTCGATAGGCTTCACTAAATGTGGCATAGGGAAGGATTTCTTGTCATTTACAAGGTTCAGGGCTATACTAACCAGCGTTGCGTATAAAATACTATTTTAACATGGTTTTTATAACATGAAGCTTTGGCGATAGGAAATGTTTTTTCCCAAAACGGGCAAACCTTTCCTGTCATGGGCTTACTTCGTGCAGTGTTGCATTGTGATACCATTTAACGTAAATGTTTACTTATAACGCATTAGGATTATGACTAATTTTAACGAAAGTATCGGGTTTATCTGGAGTATCGCAGAAATTTTGAGGGGTAGTTTCAAGCAATCAGAGTACGGCAGAGTGGTATTACCTTTCACAGTATTGCGCCGTCTTGACTGTGTGCTCGAACCCACCAAGGATGCTGTTCAGGAACAGTTAAAATCCTTACCTGCAAAGATTGATGATGCAATGAAGGAAACGATGCTCAACATGGCATCAGGGCATAATTTCCATAATATATCACCATTTACCTTTGAAAAATTGCTTGATGATCCTGATAACATTGCTGCCAATCTGAACAATTTCATCAATAATTTCAGTGCAGATGCTCGTGAGATTTTCATAGACCGTTTCAAATTGCCTGAACAGATTACACGATTGGACAAAGACAACCTGCTTTACATGGTCGTTAGCCGATTTGCTCAAGCTGATCTGCACCCTGATACGGTCAGCAACATTCAGATGGGTTACATCTTTGAGGAACTGATTAGAAGGTTCTCGGAACAATCAAATGAAACCGCTGGTGAGCACTTCACGCCACGTGAGGTAATTCGGTTGATGGTCAATGTACTCTTCCAAGAGGACAACGATATACTAACTAAACAAGGCATCATTCGGAAACTTTATGATCCGGCAGCAGGCACAGGCGGGATGCTTTCAGTTGCCGAAGAATACCTTCGTGAGTTGAACCCTGATGCGCATTTGGAGGTATACGGGCAGGAACTCAATGATGAGAGTTACGGTACATGTAAATCTGACATGATGATTAAAGGTCAGAATGCAAAAAATATCTGCCTCGTCCGCAGAATTTGTGGGTAGCTCTTTGAAAATAAGCCCCAGAACCTGAGCCCCTCCGGAGGTGAGAGGGGTGGGCACCTGCCGCCCCGTCACCCTTGCCACTTTCAGGATGAGCAGGGAGGTTCGTCTCTGTCAAGGCTGTGCGCGCAGCGCGCACCCGCAGGGCTTGGCCTTGATAGAGGCGGACCTCCCTGCTATTGCCAATGTCCTTTTGTGGGGGTTTCATAAAATGCATCCTGCCTTACTTTGCCGGGGGAATGTTTCTTCCAAAAACTCCTCAGCTTAGATCAGACAGGATGCACGTTAAAACTATCTTGAACCGTATTGAAAAACAACCGGGTTTTATCTATGACACTTGCAAATGGCGTGATTCCGGACCGCCGGCATTGGTGATAACGTTGCGGCCCCAGGCCGGCCGCAAACCCATCTGTTCCAAGTGCGGCCAGAGGGGGCCGGGGTACGACACCCTGCGTGTCAGATCTTTTGCCTTTGTGCCCTTGTGGGGCATTCCGGTATTTTTCCTCTATGCTCCACGGCGGCTGCAGTGTCCAACCTGTGGCGTCAAAGTCGAAAAGCTGCCATGGGTTGTAGGAAAGAGCCATCTTACGATCTCTTACGCATGGTTCCTGGCCACATGGTGTAAACGCTTGAGCTGGAAGGAAGTGGCCGAAATCTTTAAAACCAGTTGGGACACGGTCTTCAGGTCGGTGGAAATGGCGGTCAACTGGGGGCTCGCCTATCGTAATATCGATGGGATCACTGCCATTGGCATCGACGAAATCTGCTGGCGCAAACGCAAGGATAAGTTTGTCACCCTGGTGTATCAGCTTGACCAGGGAAAAAGGCGCCTGCTTTGGATCGGCCCCGACAGGACCGCCAAAACTTTCAGAGAGTTTTTCGACTGGCTCGGCACGGCAAGGTCTCGGCAATTGCGGTTTATTTGCAGTGACATGTGGAAACCCTATCTGGCCGTCATTGCCGAAAAAGCAGCGGGCGCCGTCAATATCCTCGACCGGTTTCATATCATGAGTCACATGAGCAAGGCTATCGACGAGGTCAGAGCCGATGAGGCCAAGGAGCTCAAGAAGAAGGGGAAAGAACCCCTCCTTGCAAAGAGCCGTTGGTGCCTCTTAAAACGACCTGAAAATCTGACCGAAAAACAGGTGGACAGGCTCAAGGATCTGCTCGCATGCAACCTCAGAACTATCCGCGCCTACTTGCTCAAGGAAGATTTTCAGCGATTCTGGGGCTACAGTTCACCGGCTTGGGCTGGAAAGTTTCTTGATGCCTGGTGCACAAGAACCATGCGATCCAAAATCAAACCGATGAAGAAGGTTGCCAAAATGTTGAGAGCTCACCGCCCCCTCCTGCTCAACTGGTTTCGTGCAAAAAATACGATTGCCCTGGGTTGTGTGGAGGGCTTTAACAACAAGGCAAAGGTGGTTACCAAGCGATCCTATGGATTTCGCACGTACGATGGGCTGAAAATAGCTTTATATCATGGGCTTGGTGACCTGCCGATACCCCAGGGTGCCCACAGATTCTGCTGAGGAACCGGAATTGAATG
Coding sequences within it:
- a CDS encoding class I SAM-dependent DNA methyltransferase, whose translation is MTNFNESIGFIWSIAEILRGSFKQSEYGRVVLPFTVLRRLDCVLEPTKDAVQEQLKSLPAKIDDAMKETMLNMASGHNFHNISPFTFEKLLDDPDNIAANLNNFINNFSADAREIFIDRFKLPEQITRLDKDNLLYMVVSRFAQADLHPDTVSNIQMGYIFEELIRRFSEQSNETAGEHFTPREVIRLMVNVLFQEDNDILTKQGIIRKLYDPAAGTGGMLSVAEEYLRELNPDAHLEVYGQELNDESYGTCKSDMMIKGQNAKNICLVRRICG
- a CDS encoding ISL3 family transposase, which translates into the protein MHVKTILNRIEKQPGFIYDTCKWRDSGPPALVITLRPQAGRKPICSKCGQRGPGYDTLRVRSFAFVPLWGIPVFFLYAPRRLQCPTCGVKVEKLPWVVGKSHLTISYAWFLATWCKRLSWKEVAEIFKTSWDTVFRSVEMAVNWGLAYRNIDGITAIGIDEICWRKRKDKFVTLVYQLDQGKRRLLWIGPDRTAKTFREFFDWLGTARSRQLRFICSDMWKPYLAVIAEKAAGAVNILDRFHIMSHMSKAIDEVRADEAKELKKKGKEPLLAKSRWCLLKRPENLTEKQVDRLKDLLACNLRTIRAYLLKEDFQRFWGYSSPAWAGKFLDAWCTRTMRSKIKPMKKVAKMLRAHRPLLLNWFRAKNTIALGCVEGFNNKAKVVTKRSYGFRTYDGLKIALYHGLGDLPIPQGAHRFC